The Vanessa cardui chromosome 2, ilVanCard2.1, whole genome shotgun sequence genome contains the following window.
TCCAAGTAATGTTATTACACATTATAATGCAATTtattaggaaaaaatatattctatgatagttgtcgcccgcggctccTCTCGCCCTTAGAGGGTCAAGTGTGAGACCAAGTtagatcaagtttgcttcatacaaaatttcatcaaattcagtttggataaaaaaagcaacagacagatagatataCAGTGTAACTTatgcatttacaatattaataaagattatttctattaatcttTTTTAAGCATAACAAGAGAAAATCAACAGTATTAGAAAAAAGTAGAAGTAAGTCAAAATCACCGGTGACCACTGATGAAAAACAAAGAAGAGACTTTGAATATTCCTGGATGCCGGTACCTGAGAGTGATGGCAATTTTGCTATTCATACAATCCCAACCACAACGAGGAATAAATCTGGCAATACAGTTAAATTTAGTGAACCTAACGGCTACCACGAGTACAGGTCGAGGCACAAACACACTCCACCaacaaaagataataataatgacaaacATGGAAAAAAAATCGTCGAAACTGTTATCGTACAGCAAAATAGTAATGGATCAGATGATAGTGAAAACTCCGTAGCTTCTGAAACTAGCTCCGTCGAAAATTTAAGTCTTGAAAGAGACAAAAATGTATCTCATCTTGATTCAAAACTGAGAGATGCCGATAGaatcataatatacaaaattttggATTCAAGAAATAAAAGAAGCAAAATTAAGAAGTCTGACAGTATaactaatcataaaaataattcgaatcCCACTGAAAGCTGTtcagaaaaacaaacaaaacagaaatcagtaaatttagaacaaaatattcataatatacataaagatgTTTCGTTTGATCAAGTCCAGGAAGGTGagttaatttaatcaaaaatattaaacaataattttcaattttactgCATCAATGATACACAAATTCAATTGCTTTCCAGGTGTCTACAAAGGTGTTAATAGTCAAGGGtgagtaatataatttatttattaaaatcgatgGTACATTCAATACGACTGAGTTGGACTATAGCTGCCACTCCCAAAATAGAAAAGctaaatgttttgaaaatacaAGTGCAAATGTGAGGATTTTCTAAGAAAATGtcccaaaaaaaaacaatacagcTTAGCCATAATATAGGTTATATGCATTGGCATTtcaatgatatataattattgtaacatatttaatacagtACCAAATGTTTTCCATAATATCCCAAATAATTCCTTTTTACTTTAGAATTGCCAACAACTACTTCCATTGCACAAAATATGTTGATGTGTGGGGGACGTCTGATCGTAAATGTTGGTGGTAATTAATTTGACTTAATTTTTCATAGTTCTATGATGATGAATATAAATGAGCAGAATCCTTGAATACGTATCTTAATCTTATTCCTATCAGTCCAAATCCCAAAACCTGGGAAGTATTTAATAGATCTTTTGTTTGTTAAGtactttgtttatataaaattattatttcagggATAACATTACTTCATTGTACTTCTCAAAAGATCGTGAagttattgaaaatcaaaatagccAAACTGACAAACTCGATTGCTCTCATTGCTGCGGAAAAACGATTTCAAAGACGAATGATAGAGgtattagaaaatattactttgagatataataacaaatatatgtgtatgaatTAATTTAGACATTTCAAGAGAAGCTATTAATAAAAAGGACTTAGAtcgaaatgatatttaaaagtaaaagacaAATTCATAAGCTTACTTTTTGTGTCTTgagtaacattaaatattgatgGTTCGACAATATTATTCCTAACATCATATCAGTAGTAGttgtaatgtttttctttttttaatattgttgaagtacaaataatttattaattgacaatttattttgaacaccaatgaaatatatgtttatagctTTATTCTATCAATATCAGTCCATAAGAGTCTACAATCGTTCGAATATAcaatttaactataaattttcGTTTAACATctaaagaaatatacatattttcttgATTACAGAAGTTCAAAACGAAGGCGGAGATACCGTGTTGAGGTAAGTTAATtcgaaaaatgtatgtaaattaaaagtttggtgtattaaaaaatagttatttagctCGCTCTTTAAATTTTTGCCATTAGATGTTGAAATAAAGTAGGCCTTGGGGTCCAAGGTTATTTAAcaccaaacttcatcaaattcgcttcaatGGTTTGACCGTGAAGCtgtttcgcatttataatatgagtatagatgtgtaaattattataaattgtaaagaatGTCATAAATTAAATCTAGGTTAGATATATGAGCTAAATTAAgtaatctatatcaatatatttcagTTTCAGtttgctttaaataataattttgtaccaTGTGACTATTTCAGAACAACAAAGACAAATGTTAATTGTCACTGCGAAAAGAAGAGCAAAGAGAACAGTTTGCTAATACAGTCGTCTGCAGCTACGTCATCAACCTCTTTTAAAACTGCACCTCATGACAAAGCTAATAATGTTAATCCTGACAGTggattaattaaactaatagaTGATGGTGGTAATGAAGCGGGTAAATTCTACATTGGTGCATCTGGCTTCATAAAAGATGATAACTATGAAGTTGTTATACAATTGAGAAAGAAAGACGGCGAAAAAGTAAACAACcaggaaaataaaaatgtaaccgTCCCTGATGCGATGTCTGAGGTAAATAATGCATTAACAACACTTGATAACAAACAAGTTACAGAAGATGGGGGTAATTTAGATCTTTTATCAAATAACAAGGAAGAAAGTACAGGACCTGCGTTATCTTCTAATGTAACGAAATATTCTGAAGCAAAAAATAAAGCTGAAGCTAGTGATACGATACAAAACGTCGATAATCAGTCATTGAGCAAAGAAAAAAGTGAAACAGCAGTTACAGAAACAGTAACTAAACCACAAATTAGTAACACGTGTGAGAAAGCAGTACACACTTCTTTCGAAGATATATATGCTATTCCAATCCACGTGCCTAAAATTGATCCCATTTCAAGGCCAGCAACTTCTACATATACCCAAACTTCATTTAACTCATCCATTCAACGACCAGTGTTTATGCACATGAGTTCCTCTACATCTACCGCTTATATGAGTCCACCTGAATTGGTAttaccaaaatttttaaaacaagattatattatgaCCCATGAAGATATGTTTGCATTTGAAAATAATGTCAATCATTCCGATCCACAGTATGAAGTAATAGGGGATGATTGTAATGTATATGAAGAATGTAGGTGCAAACGTTGCGTCGGTGCTGATAAAAATTCAGCATGCATTGTAAATCTGAAGAAAAGAAATGCTAATAATACTCCACCTAATACAGCACGGAGTAACGACGGTTCTAGGTTAGCAAGTGcattgaaaaaaacaaaaaaaagaaattgtaaatGTCATAAATGTAAATGCTCCAGTGAAACGAAATTATGTAAgtcttataaaaaaagaacaaaaagtgCAAATACTAACTCTACAatagacaattttattacaaataaaaaggtAGAATCGACTAGGTCTCAAAAGCCATCCGTCCATACTAAAGAAAAAGGTGATGATAAAATTAATCCTGTAGTTAAAACATATATCAAAAAACTATTAGCTCTAAATAGAGAGGGTTTAAAAGCAGTTGAAATAATGAATCAAGATTGCAGTGTCGCGTCAACACCAGGTAGTTCAATTATAAATGCACCGAGCAACAAAGATAAACAACAGGTTTTCACAGAAACTGtagacaataaaatatcacttgaacagataaaaaatattcttaagcaGCAGATTCTAAAAGAAAATCTCGATCAGAGTCAAAAAAGTAAATCTACCAATGTGAAAAGTACTGAATGTCAAACGGAAAAACACCCTAAACAATCGAAAATTGTTAAGAAAAAGTCAGTACACAAagttaaatcattaaatatatcaagGCAGCTactaaacaaaaagaaaactgaGTTTCGGCGTCCCATATACGATTCAAAAATTATAACGTCGACATCTTCATCCACACGGGAAGAAAGAAATGTAGTTTGTGTTGATACTAAAAAGTCTAAACCACGATGTAGAAGTTCCCCTACGCCCAGATCATTTAGGAattcagattataaaaatagtacCAGTTCTGATATAGGTGACCCTAATGATAAGAAAACTTTTAATCATTTCAAATCAGTTGCCAAGAATTGGactcaacatttaaataaaaataatcctatAAACAACTATGAGTCCATAAACACAAATTCCAATGaagaacaaaacaaaacaaatagacAATTAAACTTAAGAACACAGAAACTAAAACAATCATATATTTCATCAGACTCTGAAAATCCTAGTGTTGTATTAAAACCTCTAACAGAACCACAATCCCCAGTAAATTTATCAACACAAACAAACAGAAGTATTGATGTTgaaacaaattttatgaaaattgcaGAGGACAAACTACAAAATATGGAAAAAATTGCAGATTTAACTGAAAAATGTACTAAACGATTGTCAAACCTAGCAAAAGTTTTAGAAGAAGTaagaagaaataaatcattagtTTACAGTCAAATATCCACATCCGATTCAGCATCAGAATCTGAACACAAATCCGACAAAAATGAATTCGCAGAAACATCTATTccttataaaaatgttacaattcaaaataaagaaacagaACCGTCTTTTTCGTCGCTAACAATTCCATTAAATttagatgaaaaaaaattatgcacaAAAGATTCAGCAGAATACATACCCTTCTTAAATGACATTCCTAAACCAGTAAGTTTTATTATCTCTTCAAATGAATATACTCCTTCAAATGATAAAACAACTCAcgaaaaaaatacaactacagAAGACGGGGTTGTAAAAATTAGGGGTAGACCGCCCCCAGCACTATCGCGTATTAGTCTCAAAAATGGGCAAGAGATATGCATTACGCCTCACGAGCTATCAACTGTTATCGAAGTAGATTCTCCTATGAGCTTTAAGCTTAAAAACCAATCTTCACGACCTGACACAAAATTTGAGGAGCCtgacaaattaaatcaaatatctgATGAGACAGACAACCAAACTAAAATCAATGTGACTAATACATCCGCGAATATAAAAGAAACGCGGATTGATCCAGACCTGTTGCAGAGCAATTTAACAACGACAAAGAATCAGGCTAAAGTTTCTACAGACTCTTCCGACGATTCTAAGATACAAACAATGGATATAAAtcgttttaatgatattatgttaaaaCCTTTTATCAGCCTCCAAGAATATGCTAAGCAATGTAATATTGGACTTGAAGAGGGGTCAAATATTGAAGATGTTATAAACAATGATCCTGTTAATGAAGAGTTAAGTTCCCTTCATTCTGACGGTAGCTTACCTGATGTGATAGCTGAAttattgaaaagaaatattattagtgAACCGTTTAAGTTCGACACTGGTTCCAACGGTAATTCTACGACTTTGTCATCTGAATCAACATTATCTATATTGGCTCTGTCTAAAACGAGAAAGGATAAGAAGAAAAGTGGGttgttactaaaaaataaagaaaatatagcaGATACATCCGAAACATTAAGTATATCATCTAATCCTGATTTAGAGAATGCATTCCAGAAGATGGGAATGGGCTGGGCTTCTTCTACCTTAAAAAAGACAAAGGAGCGTTTAGCTTTGTCTTCTTCGTCTAATACTTCTAGTTCAAGTATGgcccaatttaaaataaaaagctttaGCCAAGTTATACCTACTTTAACGACTGACTCCACATCGTCTTTGCTGGAAATCTCAAAAGGTCATGAGAGAAAAAAGGTTCAGTCGCCAGGGAGAAACGTaaaagaaaactataaaaatgcCATACAGCAAACTTCGTTAACAAATTCAATGACGGTAAAAGAATTTCTAACAAACGAATTAGCTAAGAAAATAACTTTTAGCAACAAGATTAGTCGAAAAGAAGCAGATGAAGAATTTGTTTCATTGTATGAGACCAATATGCCTGAAGATATGAAGCGAACTAATATTGAAATACAAGAAGATGAAGCTCAATCGACTGTTGTTAGTAATACAAGAGCACGTACCTCAACTCCAGTACAGATATTTAAGTCTACAACATACAATTCTACTTCGAGTTCCACTACTTCTAATGGATTATTCAGTAATGCTGATGACTTGTCATCTGTTAAGGTGACCTCGACCTCCATGCGCAATCATTCCACATCCGACAAGGATGATTTAACTATTCCTAATTACAGTTTAAAAACAAGGAAAGAGTTATCAGATTTTAGTAAAAGTGACTGAATGTGATATtgcagttatttatttttttgtgcaactatgaatttttatataaatcttttaatggcatgttacttaaaattgttgtgattttttaatgtattaacaataaaatatatactatatttactatttttttttcttatatgtaaaattaaaagagaATAAACGCTTACTATAATTAACGatttaccaaaattaaaaactgTAACTAGTAATGGCGAAGGAGCTGGCGAGCATTTTTGTGatttgttttaaactaattaattaaaaaacgaatcTAACTAAGTCCAGTTAAAGACCCActgatttaatatattgtataatttgctCATGTGGGCTTCCAAAGCtgctataaatttttataaataaaaaaaaaccgccttcaaaaaaatgaactaaaaagaaaaaaataatcagttacatccataaccaatttacgattttttaatcacctctcaaagtcggtgccaacattgctaatataggtacctacataatacacaatacatacatacaaaaactaaatctatttattgtatagatgacaccattagacaaaccttactatcgatacaaattaaatgatttcaatataggaatttatttactttgttgtcaccgacttcaaaaggtgattaaaaaatcgtaaattggttatg
Protein-coding sequences here:
- the LOC124537042 gene encoding serine-rich adhesin for platelets-like isoform X1 yields the protein MTSEIDVLQTNEFLRRRKLRLQQVREQSKDIAKRIRQRAKVEKSRQITDIDSKKEKEYFECQEKLVKRLELLYSKGLQNVGASHKKALEVCKPDLIEKTDPSKLRGKEAAAEVRKRKQENLDEQKKLLDRKLKAREVANEISREKSTIIAKNITKQTKRTDDPQSKSASSVKEINDKVCDGNVDPKKDNLDVSKADMATQWEFEELPNEWEPNIPALSLPKDETVVDTDKSDKNKRPNLFALSDEMPSSLRGGLSSVPEETVPLKTTLNLVSDYLQNRNLRLRQFEPFRKPTDDLQSIKQTILRTRASRADVSGNKDKSFRSADPEIAITKKKSISVYNHNTRDIMDVPYGKEEFVSHDKKSDEDAYAQALQETASAIHMEKEQINKRQKDMRNKVAATKQNVDKEYRDTLAFLNSLPKDNGLKPIKTSYMDDQRQQLQKDRNQRKLQLEFKKIEKECQRNCKHNKRKSTVLEKSRSKSKSPVTTDEKQRRDFEYSWMPVPESDGNFAIHTIPTTTRNKSGNTVKFSEPNGYHEYRSRHKHTPPTKDNNNDKHGKKIVETVIVQQNSNGSDDSENSVASETSSVENLSLERDKNVSHLDSKLRDADRIIIYKILDSRNKRSKIKKSDSITNHKNNSNPTESCSEKQTKQKSVNLEQNIHNIHKDVSFDQVQEGVYKGVNSQGIANNYFHCTKYVDVWGTSDRKCWWDNITSLYFSKDREVIENQNSQTDKLDCSHCCGKTISKTNDREVQNEGGDTVLRTTKTNVNCHCEKKSKENSLLIQSSAATSSTSFKTAPHDKANNVNPDSGLIKLIDDGGNEAGKFYIGASGFIKDDNYEVVIQLRKKDGEKVNNQENKNVTVPDAMSEVNNALTTLDNKQVTEDGGNLDLLSNNKEESTGPALSSNVTKYSEAKNKAEASDTIQNVDNQSLSKEKSETAVTETVTKPQISNTCEKAVHTSFEDIYAIPIHVPKIDPISRPATSTYTQTSFNSSIQRPVFMHMSSSTSTAYMSPPELVLPKFLKQDYIMTHEDMFAFENNVNHSDPQYEVIGDDCNVYEECRCKRCVGADKNSACIVNLKKRNANNTPPNTARSNDGSRLASALKKTKKRNCKCHKCKCSSETKLCKSYKKRTKSANTNSTIDNFITNKKVESTRSQKPSVHTKEKGDDKINPVVKTYIKKLLALNREGLKAVEIMNQDCSVASTPGSSIINAPSNKDKQQVFTETVDNKISLEQIKNILKQQILKENLDQSQKSKSTNVKSTECQTEKHPKQSKIVKKKSVHKVKSLNISRQLLNKKKTEFRRPIYDSKIITSTSSSTREERNVVCVDTKKSKPRCRSSPTPRSFRNSDYKNSTSSDIGDPNDKKTFNHFKSVAKNWTQHLNKNNPINNYESINTNSNEEQNKTNRQLNLRTQKLKQSYISSDSENPSVVLKPLTEPQSPVNLSTQTNRSIDVETNFMKIAEDKLQNMEKIADLTEKCTKRLSNLAKVLEEVRRNKSLVYSQISTSDSASESEHKSDKNEFAETSIPYKNVTIQNKETEPSFSSLTIPLNLDEKKLCTKDSAEYIPFLNDIPKPVSFIISSNEYTPSNDKTTHEKNTTTEDGVVKIRGRPPPALSRISLKNGQEICITPHELSTVIEVDSPMSFKLKNQSSRPDTKFEEPDKLNQISDETDNQTKINVTNTSANIKETRIDPDLLQSNLTTTKNQAKVSTDSSDDSKIQTMDINRFNDIMLKPFISLQEYAKQCNIGLEEGSNIEDVINNDPVNEELSSLHSDGSLPDVIAELLKRNIISEPFKFDTGSNGNSTTLSSESTLSILALSKTRKDKKKSGLLLKNKENIADTSETLSISSNPDLENAFQKMGMGWASSTLKKTKERLALSSSSNTSSSSMAQFKIKSFSQVIPTLTTDSTSSLLEISKGHERKKVQSPGRNVKENYKNAIQQTSLTNSMTVKEFLTNELAKKITFSNKISRKEADEEFVSLYETNMPEDMKRTNIEIQEDEAQSTVVSNTRARTSTPVQIFKSTTYNSTSSSTTSNGLFSNADDLSSVKVTSTSMRNHSTSDKDDLTIPNYSLKTRKELSDFSKSD
- the LOC124537042 gene encoding serine-rich adhesin for platelets-like isoform X2, which gives rise to MTSEIDVLQTNEFLRRRKLRLQQVREQSKDIAKRIRQRAKVEKSRQITDIDSKKEKEYFECQEKLVKRLELLYSKGLQNVGASHKKALEVCKPDLIEKTDPSKLRGKEAAAEVRKRKQENLDEQKKLLDRKLKAREVANEISREKSTIIAKNITKQTKRTDDPQSKSASSVKEINDKVCDGNVDPKKDNLDVSKADMATQWEFEELPNEWEPNIPALSLPKDETVVDTDKSDKNKRPNLFALSDEMPSSLRGGLSSVPEETVPLKTTLNLVSDYLQNRNLRLRQFEPFRKPTDDLQSIKQTILRTRASRADGNKDKSFRSADPEIAITKKKSISVYNHNTRDIMDVPYGKEEFVSHDKKSDEDAYAQALQETASAIHMEKEQINKRQKDMRNKVAATKQNVDKEYRDTLAFLNSLPKDNGLKPIKTSYMDDQRQQLQKDRNQRKLQLEFKKIEKECQRNCKHNKRKSTVLEKSRSKSKSPVTTDEKQRRDFEYSWMPVPESDGNFAIHTIPTTTRNKSGNTVKFSEPNGYHEYRSRHKHTPPTKDNNNDKHGKKIVETVIVQQNSNGSDDSENSVASETSSVENLSLERDKNVSHLDSKLRDADRIIIYKILDSRNKRSKIKKSDSITNHKNNSNPTESCSEKQTKQKSVNLEQNIHNIHKDVSFDQVQEGVYKGVNSQGIANNYFHCTKYVDVWGTSDRKCWWDNITSLYFSKDREVIENQNSQTDKLDCSHCCGKTISKTNDREVQNEGGDTVLRTTKTNVNCHCEKKSKENSLLIQSSAATSSTSFKTAPHDKANNVNPDSGLIKLIDDGGNEAGKFYIGASGFIKDDNYEVVIQLRKKDGEKVNNQENKNVTVPDAMSEVNNALTTLDNKQVTEDGGNLDLLSNNKEESTGPALSSNVTKYSEAKNKAEASDTIQNVDNQSLSKEKSETAVTETVTKPQISNTCEKAVHTSFEDIYAIPIHVPKIDPISRPATSTYTQTSFNSSIQRPVFMHMSSSTSTAYMSPPELVLPKFLKQDYIMTHEDMFAFENNVNHSDPQYEVIGDDCNVYEECRCKRCVGADKNSACIVNLKKRNANNTPPNTARSNDGSRLASALKKTKKRNCKCHKCKCSSETKLCKSYKKRTKSANTNSTIDNFITNKKVESTRSQKPSVHTKEKGDDKINPVVKTYIKKLLALNREGLKAVEIMNQDCSVASTPGSSIINAPSNKDKQQVFTETVDNKISLEQIKNILKQQILKENLDQSQKSKSTNVKSTECQTEKHPKQSKIVKKKSVHKVKSLNISRQLLNKKKTEFRRPIYDSKIITSTSSSTREERNVVCVDTKKSKPRCRSSPTPRSFRNSDYKNSTSSDIGDPNDKKTFNHFKSVAKNWTQHLNKNNPINNYESINTNSNEEQNKTNRQLNLRTQKLKQSYISSDSENPSVVLKPLTEPQSPVNLSTQTNRSIDVETNFMKIAEDKLQNMEKIADLTEKCTKRLSNLAKVLEEVRRNKSLVYSQISTSDSASESEHKSDKNEFAETSIPYKNVTIQNKETEPSFSSLTIPLNLDEKKLCTKDSAEYIPFLNDIPKPVSFIISSNEYTPSNDKTTHEKNTTTEDGVVKIRGRPPPALSRISLKNGQEICITPHELSTVIEVDSPMSFKLKNQSSRPDTKFEEPDKLNQISDETDNQTKINVTNTSANIKETRIDPDLLQSNLTTTKNQAKVSTDSSDDSKIQTMDINRFNDIMLKPFISLQEYAKQCNIGLEEGSNIEDVINNDPVNEELSSLHSDGSLPDVIAELLKRNIISEPFKFDTGSNGNSTTLSSESTLSILALSKTRKDKKKSGLLLKNKENIADTSETLSISSNPDLENAFQKMGMGWASSTLKKTKERLALSSSSNTSSSSMAQFKIKSFSQVIPTLTTDSTSSLLEISKGHERKKVQSPGRNVKENYKNAIQQTSLTNSMTVKEFLTNELAKKITFSNKISRKEADEEFVSLYETNMPEDMKRTNIEIQEDEAQSTVVSNTRARTSTPVQIFKSTTYNSTSSSTTSNGLFSNADDLSSVKVTSTSMRNHSTSDKDDLTIPNYSLKTRKELSDFSKSD
- the LOC124537042 gene encoding serine-rich adhesin for platelets-like isoform X3 yields the protein MTSEIDVLQTNEFLRRRKLRLQQVREQSKDIAKRIRQRAKVEKSRQITDIDSKKEKEYFECQEKLVKRLELLYSKGLQNVGASHKKALEVCKPDLIEKTDPSKLRGKEAAAEVRKRKQENLDEQKKLLDRKLKAREVANEISREKSTIIAKNITKQTKRTDDPQSKSASSVKEINDKVCDGNVDPKKDNLDVSKADMATQWEFEELPNEWEPNIPALSLPKDETVVDTDKSDKNKRPNLFALSDEMPSSLRGGLSSVPEETVPLKTTLNLVSDYLQNRNLRLRQFEPFRKPTDDLQSIKQTILRTRASRADVSGNKDKSFRSADPEIAITKKKSISVYNHNTRDIMDVPYGKEEFVSHDKKSDEDAYAQALQETASAIHMEKEQINKRQKDMRNKVAATKQNVDKEYRDTLAFLNSLPKDNGLKPIKTSYMDDQRQQLQKDRNQRKLQLEFKKIEKECQRNCKHNKRKSTVLEKSRSKSKSPVTTDEKQRRDFEYSWMPVPESDGNFAIHTIPTTTRNKSGNTVKFSEPNGYHEYRSRHKHTPPTKDNNNDKHGKKIVETVIVQQNSNGSDDSENSVASETSSVENLSLERDKNVSHLDSKLRDADRIIIYKILDSRNKRSKIKKSDSITNHKNNSNPTESCSEKQTKQKSVNLEQNIHNIHKDVSFDQVQEGVYKGVNSQGDNITSLYFSKDREVIENQNSQTDKLDCSHCCGKTISKTNDREVQNEGGDTVLRTTKTNVNCHCEKKSKENSLLIQSSAATSSTSFKTAPHDKANNVNPDSGLIKLIDDGGNEAGKFYIGASGFIKDDNYEVVIQLRKKDGEKVNNQENKNVTVPDAMSEVNNALTTLDNKQVTEDGGNLDLLSNNKEESTGPALSSNVTKYSEAKNKAEASDTIQNVDNQSLSKEKSETAVTETVTKPQISNTCEKAVHTSFEDIYAIPIHVPKIDPISRPATSTYTQTSFNSSIQRPVFMHMSSSTSTAYMSPPELVLPKFLKQDYIMTHEDMFAFENNVNHSDPQYEVIGDDCNVYEECRCKRCVGADKNSACIVNLKKRNANNTPPNTARSNDGSRLASALKKTKKRNCKCHKCKCSSETKLCKSYKKRTKSANTNSTIDNFITNKKVESTRSQKPSVHTKEKGDDKINPVVKTYIKKLLALNREGLKAVEIMNQDCSVASTPGSSIINAPSNKDKQQVFTETVDNKISLEQIKNILKQQILKENLDQSQKSKSTNVKSTECQTEKHPKQSKIVKKKSVHKVKSLNISRQLLNKKKTEFRRPIYDSKIITSTSSSTREERNVVCVDTKKSKPRCRSSPTPRSFRNSDYKNSTSSDIGDPNDKKTFNHFKSVAKNWTQHLNKNNPINNYESINTNSNEEQNKTNRQLNLRTQKLKQSYISSDSENPSVVLKPLTEPQSPVNLSTQTNRSIDVETNFMKIAEDKLQNMEKIADLTEKCTKRLSNLAKVLEEVRRNKSLVYSQISTSDSASESEHKSDKNEFAETSIPYKNVTIQNKETEPSFSSLTIPLNLDEKKLCTKDSAEYIPFLNDIPKPVSFIISSNEYTPSNDKTTHEKNTTTEDGVVKIRGRPPPALSRISLKNGQEICITPHELSTVIEVDSPMSFKLKNQSSRPDTKFEEPDKLNQISDETDNQTKINVTNTSANIKETRIDPDLLQSNLTTTKNQAKVSTDSSDDSKIQTMDINRFNDIMLKPFISLQEYAKQCNIGLEEGSNIEDVINNDPVNEELSSLHSDGSLPDVIAELLKRNIISEPFKFDTGSNGNSTTLSSESTLSILALSKTRKDKKKSGLLLKNKENIADTSETLSISSNPDLENAFQKMGMGWASSTLKKTKERLALSSSSNTSSSSMAQFKIKSFSQVIPTLTTDSTSSLLEISKGHERKKVQSPGRNVKENYKNAIQQTSLTNSMTVKEFLTNELAKKITFSNKISRKEADEEFVSLYETNMPEDMKRTNIEIQEDEAQSTVVSNTRARTSTPVQIFKSTTYNSTSSSTTSNGLFSNADDLSSVKVTSTSMRNHSTSDKDDLTIPNYSLKTRKELSDFSKSD